The genomic stretch GCCCTTCTCCTCCTCCCCCTTCCCTATCTCTTCGGAGGTGAGTACGGGGGGTATCCGCCCGTGGTCTATGGCTACATCCTGCTCATGGCCCTTCTGCCGCAACTCGTGGGCCACACCAGCTTCAACTGGGCCACCCGGCACATCCCCCCGGTCCTGGTCACCCTGGCCATCCTCTTTGAGCCGGTGGGGGCAAGCCTTCTCGCCTTCCTCCTTTTCGGGGAGCTTCCTGGGGTGAAGGTGCTCTTGGGAGCCTTGGTCCTCCTCCTGGGGGTGGGGCTCGTGGTGGTGGGAGGGCGCCGGTGATCCCCATCGCCTTGGCCGCCCTCCTTTGGGGTCTGGGGGGAGCCCTGGCCGGGCGGTTCATGGGGGAGATCCCCCCTTCCGTCCTCATTCCCTTGCGCTTTCTCCTCAGCTTCCTCCTGCTCCTTCCCCTGGTGCTTCGCTTCCCCCCAGCCGCCACGGAGTGGCCCAGGCTCCTTCAGGTGGGCTTGGCCCTTTCCGGAGCCCAGGCCTTTTACTACCTGGCCATCCACGCCACCACCGTGGCCACGGGGATCTTCCTCCAGTACCTGGCCCCGGCCCTCCTCACCCTCTACGCCCTCCTAAGGAGGGAAAGGCTTCCCGGAAGGGCGCTTTTGGGCGTGGCCTTGGCCCTTTTGGGAGCCTATGTGCTGGTGGTGGGCCCGAAGGGATTCTTGGCCAGCCCCCTCGGGGTGGCCTACGGGCTTCTTTCTGCCCTTTCCTTCGCCCTTTACGCCCTCTTTTCCCACGGGCTTCGCATACCCCCCTTGGTGAGCCTGGGGGTGGCCACGGGGGTGGGAAGCCTCCTTTCCCTACCGGTGCTCCTCGCCCACCTGCCCCAGGTGCTGGCCCTGGGACCGGGGGACTGGGGAGCGGTGGGCTATCTGGTGGTCTTGGGCACGGTGGTGCCCTTTGGCCTTTTTCTCCTTGGGGTACGCACGGTGCCCGCCCGCAAGGCTACCCTCGTGGCCATGCTGGAGCCCGTGGCGGGGGCGCTTTTCGCCTGGCCCCTGGCGGGGGAGCCCCTCAGCCTCGAGGCCCTTCTGGGCGGCACCCTCATCCTCCTGGGGGTTGCCCTGAACCGGAGATGATATGGCAGCGCGGGTTTTTCTCCTCTTCACCTTAGGCTACTTTCTCTCCTACTTCTACCGGTCGGCCAATGCGGTGCTGGCCAAGGACCTGTCCCAGGACCTGGGACTGGGCCCGGCGGAGCTGGGCTTCATGACCAGCCTTTTCTACCTGGCCTTCGCCGCGGTGCAGCTACCCTTAGGAAGCCTCCTGGACCGGTATGGCCCCAGGACCATCACCCCGGCCCTCCTCCTGGTGGCTTCCCTGGGGAGCGTGGTCTTCGGGCTGGCGCAAAGCTTCCCCATTCTGGCCCTGGGCCGGGCCCTGATCGGGGTGGGGATGGCCGCGGCCCTCATGGGTTCCCTAAAGGCCTTTAGCCTGTGGTTTCCCCGGACCTACGCCACCATGTCCACCCTCCTGGTGGGCCTGGGGGCCACGGGGGGGCTTTTGGCAGCCACGCCCCTGGCCCTCATGAAAGAGGCCGTGGGCTGGCGCGGGGTTTTCCTCCTGGGAGCGGGGGTAGTGGTGCTGGTTGCCTTTCTCATCGCCCTTGGGGTGCGGAACACCCCTCCTGGGGTTCCCTGGCCCAGGGGCGGAGGAAGCGGGGGGCTAAGGGAGGTCTTGGGTAACCCCAGGCTCCTGCGGGTGGCCTTTTTAGCCTTGGCCTTTGCGGGAAGCTTCCTGGCCTTGCAAACCCTCTGGGCCGGGGCCTACGCCTACGCGCTGGGCCTCGAGGCGGTGAAGGTGGGGAACCTCCTCCTCCTCTACTCGGGGGGTGCGGTCCTGGGCTTCTTGGTGTCCGGCTACCTGGCCGACCGCCTGGGCACCCCCAAGGTGCTGGTAGGCGCGGCCTTTCTCTTCGCCCTGGGCCTCCTCCTCGCCCTCTTTAAACTTCTGGCCCTCGCCTACCCCGTCATGGGGTTCTTCGGAGCCTTCAACATCCTCACCCTGACCCAGGCCCGGGAGCTGGTACCCCCTCACCTGGTGGGCCGGGGCACCACCTTGGTGAACCTCTTTGGCATCGGGGGGACCTTCCTCCTGCAGTGGGGGGTGGGGGTGGCGGTGGGGACCATGGGATACGGCCTCGCCTTTGCCGGCCTTCTTGGCCTTCTCCTCCTCGCCCTTTTCCTCTACCGGCCCCTTCTCCGTCCAAGGGCCTCTGGGTGAAACAGCATGTCTTGTTTCTCCCGGACTCTATCCGGCCAGCCGGGACGTTCTGGGGGAAGAGGGTCGGGCAAAAGGGGGGGGCGCTCCCGGGTCCCCAAAAAAAGCCAGGGGTGGGAGAGCAGTTGGGCCTTACCCCCTGGGCGGTAGACGGCAAGCCTCCGCCGGTTCACCCAAACGTAGGCTTGTTGCCGGCTTACCCCCAGGTCCCGGGCCACCTCCTCTATGGGTTTCAGGTCCTCATACCGCAGCAAGGCCAAGCCCAAAATGGTTTCCAAGCGATCCACCAGGGCCTCCCCTAGCACGCAGGCCAGGGGTTGCCAGTCCCCCTCGTCCAAAGCCTTGAGCAAAGCCTCGGCATCGGGAGGAGGGAATCCCCGGTGGAAGCCCCTGTCAGCCCTCTCCAATGCCTGATAGTAGGTCTGCCTTTCCTCCTCCGCCAAGCCTTTTATGGCGATGGGGGGGAGTCCTTTCCACAAGGCCATATAGTTGAGGACCAGACGGCCTACCCGGCCATTCCCATCCCGATAGGGATGAATGGCCTCAAAGAGGACATGGGCCTTGGCTAGGGCCTCGAGGGGCTCCCGCTCCTCTAGAAGCCTCGGGGCCAGCCGAACAAACGCCTTGAGGTAATCGGCGGCCTCCAAGGGAGGCTTTACCTTGGCTCCCTGGATGATACGGTCAACCCCATCCGCAGGCCTTCCCCGCCAGGCTTCCCCTGAGGTATCGCGAAATAGCTGGCCATGGATATTGTTGATAAAAGCCACATCCAAACGGAAGATGCCCTCCTTGACATCCTGCAGGGCCTGCTCGTAGACAAACTGCGCCGTGCGGAAGTAGTTTAGGACCTCTACCGAGGCCCTTCCACCTCGTACAACCTCCTCGAGCTCAGCTTCGGAAGCGAAGTACCCTTCTATCGCTAGGGAATGGCGTGTATCCTCTTGAAGCATGTAAAGCCACTCGCGGTTGGCCACCTGCACCAAGGCCAGATCCCATCCCCCCAGGCGCCGAAGTAGATGCCAGCGCTCTTCCACCCAGCGGCGATATTTGTTATATGGTCCCACGGGCCTTATAGGCATTCGTTGCGATTATAAGCCTACTGTTTCCCTGTTAGCAACTTCGCAAACACTAGGCAAAACTAACACTTTTGCGTTAAACTCCCTCCATGCTAGCCCAGGTGCGCAGCTACACCCTCTTCGGCCTGGACGCGGTTCCCGTCACCGTGGAGGTGGATGTTAGCCCCGGGCTTCCCAGCTACGCCCTGGTGGGGTTGCCGGACAAGGCGGTGGAGGAGAGCCGGGAGAGGGTCCGGGCGGCCCTCAAAAACTCTGGCTTCCCCTACCCCCAGGCCCGGGTGGTGGTGAACCTGGCCCCGGCGGAGCTGCGCAAG from Thermus caldifontis encodes the following:
- a CDS encoding EamA family transporter; the encoded protein is MIPIALAALLWGLGGALAGRFMGEIPPSVLIPLRFLLSFLLLLPLVLRFPPAATEWPRLLQVGLALSGAQAFYYLAIHATTVATGIFLQYLAPALLTLYALLRRERLPGRALLGVALALLGAYVLVVGPKGFLASPLGVAYGLLSALSFALYALFSHGLRIPPLVSLGVATGVGSLLSLPVLLAHLPQVLALGPGDWGAVGYLVVLGTVVPFGLFLLGVRTVPARKATLVAMLEPVAGALFAWPLAGEPLSLEALLGGTLILLGVALNRR
- a CDS encoding MFS transporter, with product MAARVFLLFTLGYFLSYFYRSANAVLAKDLSQDLGLGPAELGFMTSLFYLAFAAVQLPLGSLLDRYGPRTITPALLLVASLGSVVFGLAQSFPILALGRALIGVGMAAALMGSLKAFSLWFPRTYATMSTLLVGLGATGGLLAATPLALMKEAVGWRGVFLLGAGVVVLVAFLIALGVRNTPPGVPWPRGGGSGGLREVLGNPRLLRVAFLALAFAGSFLALQTLWAGAYAYALGLEAVKVGNLLLLYSGGAVLGFLVSGYLADRLGTPKVLVGAAFLFALGLLLALFKLLALAYPVMGFFGAFNILTLTQARELVPPHLVGRGTTLVNLFGIGGTFLLQWGVGVAVGTMGYGLAFAGLLGLLLLALFLYRPLLRPRASG
- a CDS encoding Fic family protein yields the protein MEERWHLLRRLGGWDLALVQVANREWLYMLQEDTRHSLAIEGYFASEAELEEVVRGGRASVEVLNYFRTAQFVYEQALQDVKEGIFRLDVAFINNIHGQLFRDTSGEAWRGRPADGVDRIIQGAKVKPPLEAADYLKAFVRLAPRLLEEREPLEALAKAHVLFEAIHPYRDGNGRVGRLVLNYMALWKGLPPIAIKGLAEEERQTYYQALERADRGFHRGFPPPDAEALLKALDEGDWQPLACVLGEALVDRLETILGLALLRYEDLKPIEEVARDLGVSRQQAYVWVNRRRLAVYRPGGKAQLLSHPWLFLGTRERPPLLPDPLPPERPGWPDRVREKQDMLFHPEALGRRRGR